A single window of Nicotiana sylvestris chromosome 3, ASM39365v2, whole genome shotgun sequence DNA harbors:
- the LOC104218391 gene encoding UPF0426 protein At1g28150, chloroplastic, with the protein MTIVLNCAASVSPAFATRKWKATVFGKQLPSRTSSFSAHVKPTGFRVNAFFFNPIQEPILKDALKEPVAFAGGIFAGLLRLDLNEDPLKEWVARTVEASGITAEEIEASDDQAEDIPQQIEIE; encoded by the exons atgacGATAGTTTTGAACTGTGCTGCTTCTGTATCACCTGCTTTTGCCACA CGGAAATGGAAAGCTACTGTGTTTGGGAAACAGTTACCGTCGAGAACATCCTCATTCTCTGCACATGTGAAGCCAACTGGGTTTCGGGTCAATGCGTTTTTCTTCAATCCAATCCAGGAACCCATTCTCAAAGATGCTCTCAAG GAACCTGTTGCCTTCGCGGGAGGGATATTTGCTGGCCTTCTAAGACTTGATTTGAATGAAGATCCTCTGAAAGAATGGGTTGCTAGAACAGTTGAGGCCTCTGGAATTACAGCAGAAGAAATCGAGGCCAGTGATGACCAAGCAGAGGACATCCCACAACAGATAGAAATTGAATGA